Proteins encoded by one window of Candidatus Kapaibacterium thiocyanatum:
- a CDS encoding type I-E CRISPR-associated endoribonuclease Cas2, which produces MMVIVVENAPPRLRGRLGVWLLEVRAGVYVGVYNRKVRDMIWRNVEIGLEDGNAVICWSDSSHESGFRFRTLGTNRRIPREMDGIQLVSFLAEARDSG; this is translated from the coding sequence ATGATGGTCATCGTCGTTGAGAATGCGCCGCCGCGTCTGCGGGGTCGTCTCGGAGTATGGCTTCTCGAAGTGCGTGCCGGGGTATATGTCGGCGTGTACAACCGCAAGGTACGTGACATGATCTGGCGCAATGTCGAGATCGGTCTCGAGGATGGCAATGCCGTCATCTGCTGGAGCGATTCTTCCCATGAAAGCGGCTTCCGGTTCCGGACCCTTGGTACGAACAGAAGGATTCCCAGGGAGATGGACGGTATCCAGCTGGTGTCGTTCCTTGCCGAGGCCAGGGATAGTGGTTGA
- a CDS encoding subtype I-E CRISPR-associated endonuclease Cas1, producing the protein MLPDLGAIPIKERLSILWVERSQIDVLDGSFVSVIEDGTRTHIPVGGVACLMLEPGTRISHNAVMLAARTGTLLIWVGEASVRLYSAGQPGGARSDRLLYQARLALDDDLRLKVVRKMYALRFMEEPPARRSIQQLRGIEGARVRKMYQVLAAQYGVRWQGRDYDVEDWEGADPINRALSSATACLYGVTEAAVLAAGYAPAIGFVHTGKPLSFVYDIADLFKFDTVVPIAFAMAAKRPENIDREVRLACRDMFRKSNLLERIIPIIEDVLSAGGIDKPTPAPGQILPAFVDPKGDGDDGHRR; encoded by the coding sequence TTGCTTCCGGACCTCGGTGCCATACCGATCAAGGAGCGTCTTTCCATCCTCTGGGTCGAACGTTCGCAGATCGACGTTCTCGACGGGTCCTTCGTATCGGTCATCGAGGACGGAACCCGCACGCATATTCCTGTCGGAGGTGTGGCGTGCCTCATGCTGGAGCCAGGTACCCGCATTTCGCACAATGCCGTCATGCTGGCGGCTCGTACGGGCACGTTGCTCATCTGGGTCGGTGAAGCTTCCGTTCGCCTCTATTCGGCGGGACAACCCGGTGGTGCGAGATCGGACCGGCTTCTCTACCAGGCCAGGCTTGCGCTCGACGACGATCTACGGTTGAAGGTCGTACGGAAGATGTATGCACTCCGATTCATGGAGGAGCCGCCGGCGAGGCGTTCCATCCAACAGCTACGTGGCATCGAAGGGGCACGTGTGCGCAAGATGTATCAGGTACTGGCGGCACAGTACGGCGTGCGCTGGCAAGGGCGTGACTACGACGTCGAGGACTGGGAGGGAGCCGACCCCATCAACAGGGCGTTGTCCTCTGCCACCGCCTGTCTCTATGGTGTGACGGAGGCTGCGGTACTCGCTGCGGGATATGCACCTGCCATCGGTTTCGTCCACACGGGAAAGCCTCTGTCGTTCGTATACGACATCGCCGACCTCTTCAAGTTCGACACCGTCGTCCCCATCGCGTTCGCCATGGCGGCGAAGAGGCCGGAGAATATCGACAGGGAAGTACGCCTTGCCTGCAGGGACATGTTCAGGAAGAGCAACCTGCTCGAGCGGATCATCCCCATCATCGAGGACGTTCTATCAGCGGGTGGTATCGACAAGCCCACACCTGCACCGGGGCAGATATTACCTGCGTTCGTTGATCCGAAAGGAGATGGTGATGATGGTCATCGTCGTTGA
- a CDS encoding type I-E CRISPR-associated protein Cas6/Cse3/CasE → MSHHISRVSLRPDVTLAELRRHRILRLDAYGLHQLVWKLAGRHDDQKRDFIYRADNDPDGLPIFTIVSEQPLGSVDDVWNVETKRYNPVIRDGENLAFSLRCNPVKAVYDADNIKLKRRGNRVDIMGSARRSDMANGIRRPRHVLHLEESRLWLDRRGGQNGFAIVADSLVVDNYSVDDHPKDEKKTLSMLDVSGVLQVRDGNAFTSMLLSGLGHARAWGCGLMLVRRQR, encoded by the coding sequence ATGAGTCATCACATATCCCGTGTCTCACTACGTCCTGATGTCACCCTGGCCGAGTTACGACGTCATCGCATCCTTCGTCTCGATGCCTACGGTCTTCATCAACTCGTATGGAAGCTGGCCGGCAGACATGATGATCAGAAACGTGACTTCATCTACCGTGCCGATAATGACCCCGATGGTCTGCCGATCTTCACCATCGTCTCCGAACAGCCATTGGGTAGCGTCGATGACGTGTGGAACGTCGAGACCAAGCGTTACAATCCCGTCATCCGCGACGGTGAGAACCTTGCATTCTCCCTGCGCTGCAATCCTGTCAAGGCGGTGTACGATGCGGACAACATCAAGCTCAAACGTCGTGGCAACCGCGTGGACATCATGGGCAGCGCACGCCGTTCCGATATGGCGAACGGCATACGCCGGCCCCGCCATGTCCTCCATCTGGAAGAGTCGCGTCTATGGCTCGATCGCCGTGGTGGACAGAACGGATTCGCGATAGTGGCGGACAGCCTCGTCGTCGACAATTATTCCGTCGACGATCATCCCAAAGACGAGAAGAAAACACTCAGCATGCTGGATGTATCCGGTGTTCTGCAGGTGCGTGACGGCAATGCGTTCACATCCATGCTGCTCTCCGGCCTCGGCCACGCGCGGGCCTGGGGATGTGGGTTGATGCTCGTCCGACGCCAGAGATAA
- a CDS encoding type I-E CRISPR-associated protein Cas5/CasD — protein sequence MPHTLLLRLHGPMQSYGIESRFEFRETTLEPTKSAVIGLLCCALGRDRSEPVEDLTSLGMAVRVDAQGMIDEDFHTAQNVITAQGSIKEAQLSYRYYLHDASFLVGLQSEDRHLLERLHTALMAPRWALFLGRKSCPPSLPIVDDSSLVDTDAWTALRQIPVRSGRSTVGDVRYVVDTNLESVFASSGLNPISRVQRRDVPVDFGERTHDSRSVTVFLERRSVSTDYGTRPPEIAMDGVAQEGGGGS from the coding sequence ATGCCACACACACTACTCCTGCGGCTGCATGGTCCCATGCAGTCCTACGGTATCGAGAGCCGTTTCGAGTTCCGGGAAACCACGTTGGAACCTACGAAGAGTGCCGTCATTGGCTTGCTGTGCTGTGCTCTCGGACGTGATCGTTCGGAACCCGTCGAGGATCTTACATCTCTGGGCATGGCCGTTCGCGTCGATGCACAGGGAATGATCGACGAGGACTTCCACACGGCACAGAACGTCATCACAGCCCAAGGTTCCATCAAGGAAGCCCAGTTGTCGTATCGCTACTATCTACATGACGCCTCATTTCTCGTAGGGCTGCAGAGCGAGGACAGGCACCTGCTCGAACGACTCCATACTGCACTCATGGCTCCACGTTGGGCCCTGTTCCTCGGCCGCAAGTCATGTCCGCCGAGTCTGCCCATCGTCGATGACTCATCGCTGGTGGATACGGATGCCTGGACGGCACTCCGACAGATTCCCGTACGTTCCGGCAGAAGTACGGTTGGAGATGTTCGCTATGTCGTCGACACGAATCTCGAAAGCGTATTCGCTTCGTCGGGCCTGAATCCCATTTCCAGAGTACAGCGTCGGGACGTCCCGGTAGATTTCGGAGAACGTACGCATGACAGTCGTTCCGTGACGGTGTTTCTGGAACGACGTTCGGTATCCACCGACTACGGTACACGGCCCCCGGAAATCGCCATGGATGGCGTCGCACAGGAAGGAGGCGGAGGATCATGA